The nucleotide window CACCAGGCGTTCGCCCGCGCTGCCGAACCGGCCCGCGAAGGCCTCCTTGATCGCTGCTGCAGTGGCTTCGATGGTCTCGGCCACAGTGACTCCCTTTCCGGCGGCCAGGCCATCAGCTTTCACCACCAGAGGCCTCTGCAGGCGATCGAGCAGAGCCAGTGCTTCGGATAGCTCCGACACAGCCCAGTGGCCTGCGGTGGGGATCCCTTCTTCCTGCATCAGCTGCTTGGCCCAGGCTTTGCTGGCTTCCAGCTGCGCACCATCGGCACCCGGTCCGAACACCGCCAGTCCAGCTTCTCGGAGACGATCGGCCACCCCTGCAGCCAGGGGTGCTTCCGGGCCGATCACAACGAGATCAATGGCGGTGTTACGGCAGTGTGCGATCAAGCCGTCGGCATCCAGCTCGCTGATGCCAAGAGCCCGACAGCCTTTGAGATCCACGGTGCCGCCGTTGCCAGGGGTGACCCAGACGTCCTCCACCCCAGGGCAACGGCGTAGCGCCCAGGCCAGGGCCTGCTCACGGCCGCCACCGCCTACCACAAGCAGGTGGCGCAGGGGGGGCAGGGACTGAGGACGGGAGCTGGAATGGGCCATGGAGGCGGGCGTGATGGTCGAAGACCCTTAGGTTTGAACGCCCCATCACCGTCCGTGACCGTGATGGGATTCATCCATCTTTGTTGAGTGCCTGCCGGCCCATGGGTTTTCTCCCCCTGTCTTTGACGCTTCTGCTGGCGGCAACCCCGATTGCGGTGCAGGAGCCTCCGCTGCAGGACAAGGCTGCTCCTGTGCTTGAGCAAGCGATGGCGCCAGAGGCATTCGAGGCCGTGCTTTTGGAGGGTGATATCCCTGCGCTGCAGCTGGCGTGTGCTGATGCCGTTCAGTTCGGGCTGCAGGAGCGTCTGCGGTTGCTTCGCAATCGTTTGATGGAGGTGGCACCGGCTCCCCAGCCCTTCGAAGTGGTCATGGCCAACGCCCAGGCGCTGATGCAGTGCAAGGCGCCCGACAGTGTTCCTGTGGTGCTTGCTCGATTCGGACCGGCGCCGGGCCGGCAGCGCCGGGAGTGGTTGCTGCTGTCTTGGCAGGCGGCTGCCGCGGCCTTTGATCAGGACCGAGCGGTCTTGGCCCTCATGCGACTTGTCGAGGGCGATCGGTCCCGTTTGGAGGAGGAGCGTCTGATTGTGGGACTGGATGATGAGGGTCAACCCCAGACCCGTTCTGCGTTGGATCTTCTGGCGGAGCATCAGATCGCAAATGGCCAGGAATCCGAAGCGGTACTCACCTTGCTTGCGGCTCGCACTCCGGGGGTTGCGGCCGCACGCCGACTTGGTTTGGCGTCCGAGCTGCTGGGAGCGCTGGAACCTGAGCGCAGTGGCCCCCTCCTGGAGGCGGCTCTTGATCAGGCGGCGGCAGCTCAGGCCTGGAATCTCGCTGAGGATCTTCTGCGTCTGCAGCTGGCGCTGGAGCTTGAGAATGGTGGCAGTGGCGATCGTCCGCGCGAGCGTCTGCGCCGGCTTGCAACGCGGGTGGATGACCGCTTCACCCTGCTAGATCTCGATCGTGAGTCCTCAGACCTGGGATCTGAGGAGCGCCAGCAGCTTGACCAGGAGCTGCGCTCTCCCCGCGCCCCTGGAGGGCACGCTGCACTGGGAGAATCAAGACCTTCCGAGGTCGAAGCGGCCGCCGACCCCCCTCAGCCATGACCCTCACCCACGGCGAACTTCTCTACGAAGGCAAGGCAAAACGCATCTTTGCCTGCAAAGATCCCCAGCAGGTTTTGGTTGAGTTCAAGAACGATGCCACCGCCTTCAATGCTCAGAAGAAAGCCCAGTTGGAGAACAAGGGCCGTTTGAATTGCTTGATATCAGCTTGTTTGTTCGAGTTGCTCGAGCGCCATGAGATCCCCACCCATTACCTCGGTGTTTCAGATGACACCTTGATGGTCGTGCAGCGTGTGGACGTGATTCCGATCGAGGTGGTGTTGCGTAACACCGCGGCCGGCTCGCTTTGTCGTGAAACCCCAATTTCCCAAGGCACCGCTCTCGATCCAGCGCTTCTCGATCTCTATTACAAGGATGATGATTTTGGGGATCCGCTGCTCACGGACGCTCGGATTGCTCTGCTTGGAGTAGTGAGTTTCGAATTGCGTCAGCGCATGGAGGATCTGATCCGCCGGGTCAACGCTGTGTTGCTGCCTTTCTTTAAGGATCTGGGGCTGCAGCTGGTGGATTTCAAGCTGGAAATGGGTCTGAATCAGGCCGGTGAGTTGCTTGTTGCCGATGAGATCAGCCCCGATACCTGCCGCTTTTGGGATATCAACTGCGCAGACGCCAATGAGCGGATTCTCGACAAGGACCGATTCCGTAAAGATCTTGGCGGTGTAATCGAGGCCTACGGGGAGGTCTGCAAACGGGTACAAGGGGCATGCCCACAACCCCGGAACTGCAGGTAGGTTCTCCAGACGTTTGTGGCCCTCCGGGCCGACTTCCGTCTCCCCCATGGTGACCTTCTCCTCCAGCCGAACCAGGACGTCCGTTCGGAGGAGCGTTCTGGGTATGGCACTCTCACTTCCACTGATGACCGCCCTGCCGGCCAGAGCCCAAGCGGAGGCTGAGACGGTTCAGGTGGAAGCTTCTCAAACTGAAGAGGTTCAGGTTGACGATGCAGCCGGTGAGGTAGAGGTCGACCAGACCACCACTGAAGAGATCGAGGTGGCGCCTGTTGCGCCGGCTGAAACCCCACCCGCCAATCAAGCACCCTCCGCAGAAACCCTTCCTGAGGAACCGGCTCGACCAAGGGTGTTGATCACTGAGGTGATCATCGAAGGTATCGCTGATCATCCCGAGCAGGAACGCCTCGAGCTTGAGGCCTACGACGCGATGACTGTGCGTCCGGGCAGCAGGGTGACTCGTGAGGAGCTCAAGCTCGATCTTGATGCCATTTATGCCACCGGATGGTTTTCGGATGTTCGCATCGAGCCCATCAATGGCCCCCTCGGCGTTCAACTGGTGGTGAAGGTGGTGCCTAACCCGGTGCTCACGAGGGTTGAACTCGATCCGGAGGACAACAAGATCAAGCCGGAGGTGCTCGTAGACACGTTCAGCTCCGACTATGGCCGCACGCTCAACCTCAACGAGCTGCAGCTGCGAATGAAGGAGTTGCAGAAGTGGTACGCCGATGAGGGCTACTCCCTGGCCCGGGTGAGCGGTCCGACCCGTGTGAGTCCTGATGGTGTCGTTCAGCTCAAGGTGTTAATTGGCACCGTGAACGGTGTGGATGTTCAGTTCCTCACCAAAGAAGGTGAAACCACGAACGACAAAGGCGAGCCTTTGAAGGGCAAGACCAAACCCTGGGTGGTGACCCGAGAGATTTCCATCGAGCCTGGCGAACCCTTCAACCGCAAAAAACTCGAGGAAGACATCAAGCGGCTCTACGGCACCTCGCTGTTTAGTGACATCAAAGTGACCCTCAAGCCTGTGGCTGGAGAGCCTGGGACTATCACGATCGTCCTGGGAATAGTGGAACAATCCACCGGATCTCTCTCTGGCGGTTTGGGTTACAGCCAGAGTCAGGGTGTGTTCGGTCAGGTGCAGCTGTCTGACAGCAACATGTTCGGCCGAGCCTGGAACCTGGCTCTCAATCTCACCTATGGCCAGTTTGGAGGACTTGCCAACTTCACCTTCACCGATCCCTGGATCAAAGGTGACAAGTACCGCACATCATTCCGGACATCCATCTTTCTGAGCCGAGAAGTCCCCCAGGTTTTTCAGAGCCAGAACGAGGGTGACATTGTCACCGTGACTGACTACCAGGACAACAATTCCAAAAAAGCTTTCGATATCAGGAACCGCAACAATCCTGCTGATCGCCGCTTCGACAATGTGGCTCAAGCGAGCAAGCAGTTCCCTGACGAGAGCTGGTTTGAGTTCGAAGGTGATTCCGTTGCTCTTCAGAGAGTGGGTGGCAACATCGTTTTAGCTAGACCTTTGAATGGTGGTGATCCCTTCAAAAAGGTTCCCTGGCAGGCGCTGGTCGGAGTGAATGTTCAGAACGTGCGCCCGATTAATTTCAATGGCGATACCCGTCCCTACGGAGTTCCCAACGAAAACATCCGCAATGGTGAGATTCCCAACAACGAGGTGATCTGCATTGCCTTTAATTGCGCGAATGAAAACAATCTGGCCAGTGTGCGCTTCGCTACCACCTACAACACGCTGAACGACGCGCGCAACCCAACTTCGGGCAACTTCTTCAGTTTCGGCACCGAGCAGTATGTGTCGGTGGGAGAGAATTCACCAACTTTCAACCGCGTACGAACCACCTACACCAAGTTCTTTCCTGTGAATTGGTTGAAGTTGTTCAAGGGATGCCGCCCAAAACCCGGTGAAAAAGAAAACTGCCCTCAAGCTATTGCTTTTCAAGTGAAAGCTGGCACGATTGTTGGCCAATTGCCTCCTTACGAAGCGTTTTGCTTGGGTGGTTCTAATTCGGTGCGTGGTTGGTTTGACTGTGACCTGGCAGTAGGCCGCAGTTTTGGTGAGGCCACCATCGAATATCGCTTCCCGATTTTCAGTATTTTCTCGGGAGAAGTGTTCATTGATGCCGGCACGGATTTTGGCTCTCAGGCCAATGTTCCCGGCAAACCTGGTGAACTACTCGATAAGCCAGGATCGGGAGTTTCGCCTGGATTGGGTGTGATCGTGACCACTCCAGTGGGTCCGTTGCGACTGGAATTGGCGAGCCAGAACTTCACGGGCGAGGTTCGCTTCAATTTGGGTGTGGGCTGGAAGTTCTGATGGTTTGCTGGCCCGTTGATTACGACGGCGCTTGGACCCTTGCTGGAACTGTGCGTCGTTGTGGCATTGGTTTGCACAGTGGCAAGCCTGTGT belongs to Synechococcus sp. WH 7805 and includes:
- the purC gene encoding phosphoribosylaminoimidazolesuccinocarboxamide synthase translates to MTLTHGELLYEGKAKRIFACKDPQQVLVEFKNDATAFNAQKKAQLENKGRLNCLISACLFELLERHEIPTHYLGVSDDTLMVVQRVDVIPIEVVLRNTAAGSLCRETPISQGTALDPALLDLYYKDDDFGDPLLTDARIALLGVVSFELRQRMEDLIRRVNAVLLPFFKDLGLQLVDFKLEMGLNQAGELLVADEISPDTCRFWDINCADANERILDKDRFRKDLGGVIEAYGEVCKRVQGACPQPRNCR
- a CDS encoding BamA/TamA family outer membrane protein — protein: MVTFSSSRTRTSVRRSVLGMALSLPLMTALPARAQAEAETVQVEASQTEEVQVDDAAGEVEVDQTTTEEIEVAPVAPAETPPANQAPSAETLPEEPARPRVLITEVIIEGIADHPEQERLELEAYDAMTVRPGSRVTREELKLDLDAIYATGWFSDVRIEPINGPLGVQLVVKVVPNPVLTRVELDPEDNKIKPEVLVDTFSSDYGRTLNLNELQLRMKELQKWYADEGYSLARVSGPTRVSPDGVVQLKVLIGTVNGVDVQFLTKEGETTNDKGEPLKGKTKPWVVTREISIEPGEPFNRKKLEEDIKRLYGTSLFSDIKVTLKPVAGEPGTITIVLGIVEQSTGSLSGGLGYSQSQGVFGQVQLSDSNMFGRAWNLALNLTYGQFGGLANFTFTDPWIKGDKYRTSFRTSIFLSREVPQVFQSQNEGDIVTVTDYQDNNSKKAFDIRNRNNPADRRFDNVAQASKQFPDESWFEFEGDSVALQRVGGNIVLARPLNGGDPFKKVPWQALVGVNVQNVRPINFNGDTRPYGVPNENIRNGEIPNNEVICIAFNCANENNLASVRFATTYNTLNDARNPTSGNFFSFGTEQYVSVGENSPTFNRVRTTYTKFFPVNWLKLFKGCRPKPGEKENCPQAIAFQVKAGTIVGQLPPYEAFCLGGSNSVRGWFDCDLAVGRSFGEATIEYRFPIFSIFSGEVFIDAGTDFGSQANVPGKPGELLDKPGSGVSPGLGVIVTTPVGPLRLELASQNFTGEVRFNLGVGWKF